From a single Struthio camelus isolate bStrCam1 chromosome 31, bStrCam1.hap1, whole genome shotgun sequence genomic region:
- the CACNA1A gene encoding voltage-dependent P/Q-type calcium channel subunit alpha-1A isoform X2, with protein MARFGDEVPARYGPAGAAGAGGPGAAPGAGGRAPGGTRPGGPPGAQRMYKQSMAQRARTMALYNPIPVRQNCLTVNRSLFLFSEDNVVRKYAKKITEWPPFEYMILATIIANCIVLALEQHLPDEDKTPMSERLDDTEPYFIGIFCFEAGIKIIALGFAFHKGSYLRNGWNVMDFVVVLTGILATVGSQFDLRTLRAVRVLRPLKLVSGIPSLQVVLKSIMKAMIPLLQIGLLLFFAILIFAIIGLEFYMGKFHTTCFDLVTDEIKVEVPCGTDEPARICPNGTKCKKYWEGPNYGITQFDNILFAVLTVFQCITMEGWTDLLYYSNDASGNTWNWLYFIPLIIIGSFFMLNLVLGVLSGEFAKERERVENRRAFLKLRRQQQIERELNGYMEWISKAEEVILAEDETEGEQRHPFDGALRRATIKKSKTDLLNPEDADEQLADIASVGSPFARASLKSAKLENSTFFHKRERRMRFYIRRMVKTQAFYWTVLSLVALNTLCVAIVHYDQPDWLSDFLYYAEFIFLGLFMSEMFIKMYGLGTRPYFHSSFNCFDCAVIIGSIFEVIWAVVKPGTSFGISVLRALRLLRIFKVTKYWASLRNLVVSLLNSMKSIISLLFLLFLFIVVFALLGMQLFGGQFNFDDGTPPTNFDTFPAAIMTVFQILTGEDWNAVMYDGIKSQGGVQGGMVFSVYFIVLTLFGNYTLLNVFLAIAVDNLANAQELTKDEQEEEEAANQKLALQKAKEVAEVSPLSAANMSVAVKEQQKNQKSSKSVWEQRTSELRKQNLLASREALYNELDPEERWKVSYARHLRPDMKTHLDRPLVVDPQENRNNNTNKTRPGEAPAEPRGGQPRVDDGLRKPPRYPEPGGPRTAAELDPDGLYRQLERREPTYRDSASERLQALEPHRRHRPAKESRAGSPRAEGEREHRRHRGHRRPADEGGGEEGGRAERRPRHREGGRPDGEHGDGERRRRHRHAAQSTYEGDGRREDKERRHRRRKENQGPGGPPGPTLSTTRPIQQDLGRLEPHVAEDIDNMKNNKLATTEPPPPAAAGGLLPSPAPMGNHTECLAGQPPATAANRRAPNNPSGPPKTPENSLIVTNPGPHNNPVKAAKKPEHTAVEIPPPFPPPVHNTVIQVNKNANPDPLPKKEEEKKEEEADDQEENGPKPMVPYSSMFILSTTNPFRRLCHYIVNLRYFEMCILMVIAMSSIALAAEDPVQPNAPRNNVLRYFDYVFTGVFTFEMVIKMVDLGLVLHQGAYFRDLWNILDFIVVSGALVAFAFTGSSKGKDINTIKSLRVLRVLRPLKTIKRLPKLKAVFDCVVNSLKNVLNILIVYMLFMFIFAVVAVQLFKGKFFYCTDESKEFEKDCRGEYLVYEKDNEVKAQKREWKKYEFHYDNVLWALLTLFTVSTGEGWPQVLKHSVDATYENQGPSPGYRMEMSIFYVVYFVVFPFFFVNIFVALIIITFQEQGDKMMEEYSLEKNERACIDFAISAKPLTRHMPQNRQSFQYRMWQFVVSPPFEYTIMAMIALNTIVLMMKFYDASDAYENVLKMFNNVFTSLFSLECLLKIMAFGVLNYFRDAWNIFDFVTVLGSITDILVTEFGNNFINLSFLRLFRAARLIKLLRQGYTIRILLWTFVQSFKALPYVCLLIAMLFFIYAIIGMQVFGNIGIEEEDDESAITQHNNFRTFFQALMLLFRSATGEAWHEIMLSCLSGKPCDENSGIKERECGNEFAYFYFVSFIFLCSFLMLNLFVAVIMDNFEYLTRDSSILGPHHLDEYVRVWAEYDPAACGRIHYKDMYSLLRVISPPLGLGKKCPHRVACKRLLRMDLPVADDNTVHFNSTLMALIRTALDIKIAKGGADKQQMDAELRKEMIAIWPNLSPKNLDLLVTPHKSTDLTVGKIYAAMMIMEYYRQSKAKKLQAMREEQNRTPLMFQRMEPPSPTQEGAPGPDAVATAEPGGGLATHDGGLKESQSWVTQRAQEMFQKTGTWSPERGHPEDVPNSHPNSQSVEMREMAKDGYSDSDYLPMEGHGRAASMPRLPAENQRRKVRPRGNNLSTISDTSPMKRSASMLGHSRSKGIRLDDYSLERVIPEDGQRHHQRRRERSHRASERSLSRYTDVDTGLGTDLSVTTQSGDLPPKDREQERGRAKDRKHRHHHHHHHHHHGPGDKERYPPERHDYGRPRSRDRRWSRSPSEGREHVAHRQ; from the exons ATGGCTCGCTTCGGAGACGAGGTGCCGGCCCGCTacgggccggcgggcgccgccggggcaggaggccccggggctgcgccgggcgctggcgggcgggcgccggggggcacCCGCCCGGGCGGCCCCCCCGGGGCGCAGAGGATGTACAAGCAGTCGATGGCCCAGCGAGCCCGCACCATGGCTCTCTACAACCCCATCCCCGTCCGGCAGAACTGCCTGACTGTCAACCGCTCCCTCTTCCTCTTCAGCGAGGACAACGTGGTGAGGAAATACGCCAAAAAGATCACCGAATGGCC TCCTTTTGAATACATGATTTTAGCCACCATCATCGCCAACTGCATCGTCCTGGCGCTGGAGCAGCACCTGCCCGACGAGGACAAGACCCCCATGTCGGAGCGGCTG GACGACACGGAGCCCTACTTCATCGGCATCTTCTGCTTCGAGGCCGGGATCAAGATCATCGCGCTGGGCTTCGCCTTCCACAAAGGCTCCTACCTGCGCAACGGCTGGAACGTCATGGACTTCGTGGTGGTCCTCACCGG CATCCTGGCCACGGTGGGCTCCCAGTTCGACCTGCGGACGCTGCGGGCCGTCCGCGTGCTCCGGCCGCTCAAGCTGGTCTCGGGGATCCCAA GTTTACAAGTCGTCCTCAAGTCCATCATGAAGGCGATGATCCCCCTGCTGCAGATCGGCCTCCTCCTGTTTTTCGCAATCCTCATTTTTGCAATCATAGGATTAGAGTTTTATATGGGCAAATTCCACACCACCTGCTTCGACCTGGTGACGG ACGAGATCAAGGTGGAAGTTCCTtgcgggacggacgagccggcccGGATCTGCCCCAACGGCACCAAGTGCAAGAAATACTGGGAAGGGCCGAATTACGGGATCACGCAGTTCGACAACATCCTCTTCGCCGTGCTGACTGTCTTCCAATGCATCACCATGGAAGGGTGGACAGACCTCCTTTATTAT AGCAACGATGCCTCAGGGAACACTTGGAACTGGCTGTACTTCATCCCCCTCATCATCATCGGCTCCTTTTTTATGCTGAACCTAGTGCTGGGGGTGCTGTCTGG GGAGTTCGCCAAAGAGAGGGAGCGGGTGGAGAACCGCCGGGCCTTCCTGAAgctgcggcggcagcagcagatcGAGCGCGAGCTCAACGGCTACATGGAGTGGATCTCCAAAGCGG AAGAAGTGATCCTGGCAGAGGATGAGACCGAGGGAGAGCAGAGACACCCCTTCGATGG AGCTCTGCGGAGAGCCACCATCAAGAAGAGCAAGACGGACCTGCTGAACCCTGAGGACGCCGACGAGCAGCTGGCCGACATCGCCTCCGTGG GTTCCCCCTTCGCCCGCGCCAGCCTCAAAAGTGCCAAGCTGGAAAACTCCACTTTTTTCCACAAACGGGAGAGGAGAATGCGTTTCTATATCCGCCGAATGGTCAAAACTCAGGCCTTCTACTGGACCGTCCTCAGTCTGGTAGCTCTCAACACCTTGTGTGTTGCTATAGTACACTACGACCAGCCAGATTGGCTATCCGACTTCCTCT ACTATGCAGAATTCATTTTCTTGGGACTCTTTATGTCCGAAATGTTTATAAAAATGTACGGGCTGGGGACGCGGCCTTACTTTCACTCGTCCTTCAACTGCTTCGACTGTGCC GTTATCATCGGAAGCATCTTCGAGGTGATCTGGGCGGTTGTGAAGCCGGGAACATCCTTTGGGATCAGCGTGTTACGAGCTCTCAGGTTACTGCGTATTTTCAAAGTCACAAA GTACTGGGCTTCCCTGAGGAACCTGGTGGTCTCTCTCCTGAACTCCATGAAGTCCATCATCAGCCTcttgttcctcctcttcctcttcatcgTCGTCTTTGCCCTTTTGGGGATGCAGCTCTTTGGGGGACA gttCAATTTTGACGACGGGACCCCTCCCACCAACTTCGACACCTTCCCAGCAGCAATAATGACGGTCTTTCAG ATCCTGACGGGCGAAGACTGGAACGCGGTGATGTACGACGGCATCAAATCTCAGGGCGGCGTCCAGGGCGGGATGGTTTTCTCCGTCTACTTCATCGTCCTCACCCTCTTCGGCAACT ACACCCTCCTGAACGTCTTCTTGGCCATCGCGGTGGACAACCTGGCCAACGCGCAGGAGCTCACCAAG gacgagcaggaggaggaggaagccgccAACCAGAAGCTGGCACTGCAGAAGGCCAAGGAGGTGGCCGAAGTGAGCCCGCTCTCCGCGGCCAACATGTCCGTCGCCGT gaaggagcagcagaagaACCAGAAGTCCTCGAAGTCGGTGTGGGAGCAGCGGACGAGCGAGCTGCGGAAGCAAAACCTGCTGGCGAGCCGCGAGGCGCTCTACAACGAGCTGGACCCCGAGGAGCGCTGGAAGGTCTCCTACGCCCGCCACCTGCGCCCCGACATGAAGACCCACCTGGACCGCCCGCTGGTGGTGGACCCCCAGGAGAACCGCAACAACAACACCAACAAGACGCGGCCCGGCGAGGCGCCggcggagccgcggggcggccAGCCGCGGGTCGACGACGGCCTCCGCAAGCCGCCCCGCTACCCggagcccggcggcccccggaCCGCTGCTGAGCTCGACCCCGACGGGCTCTACCGGCAGCTGGAGCGCCGCGAGCCCACCTACCGCGACAGCGCCTCCGAGCGCCTCCAAGCCCTCGAGCCCCACCGGCGGCACCGGCCGGCCAAGGAGAGCCGCGCCGGGTCGCCGCGGGCCGAGGGCGAGCGGGAGCACCGGCGGCACCGGGGCCACCGGCGGCCAGCCGACgagggcggcggcgaggagggcggccgggcggagcggcggccgcggcaccGTGAGGGCGGCCGGCCCGACGGGGAGCACGGCGACGGCGAACGCCGCCGGCGCCACCGGCACGCCGCCCAGTCCACCTACGAAGGCGACGGCAGGCGGGAGGACAAGgagcggcggcaccggcggcggaA AGAGAACCAAGGTCCTGGTGGGCCGCCCGGCCCGACCCTGTCCACCACCCGCCCCATCCAGCAGGACCTGGGCCGACTCGAGCCCCACGTGGCCGAGGACATCGACAACATGAAGAACAACAAGCTGGCCACCACCGAGCCCCCACCGCCAGCCGCTGCCGGgggcctgctgcccagcccggcccccatgGGCAACCACACCGAGTGCCTGGCGGGCCAGCCCCCAGCCACCGCCGCCAACCGCCGGGCGCCCAACAACCCCTCGggcccccccaagacccccgaGAACAGCCTCATCGTCACCAACCCCGGCCCCCACAACAACCCAGTCAAGGCAGCGAAGAAGCCTGAGCATACGGCCGTGGAGATCCCACCGCCCTTCCCGCCGCCCGTCCACAACACCGTCATCCAAG TGAACAAGAACGCCAACCCCGACCCACTGcccaagaaagaggaggagaagaaagaggaagaagctgaTGATCAAGAGGAAAATGGACCCAAGCCCATGGTGCCGTACAGCTCCATGTTCATCCTCTCCACCACCAACCC CTTTCGCCGGCTGTGCCACTACATCGTCAACCTGCGCTACTTTGAGATGTGCATCCTCATGGTCATCGCCATGAGCAGCATCGCCCTGGCCGCCGAGGACCCCGTGCAGCCCAACGCTCCCCGCAACAAC GTCTTGCGCTACTTCGACTACGTCTTCACGGGTGTCTTCACCTTTGAGATGGTGATCAAG ATGGTGGATTTGGGGCTGGTGCTTCACCAAGGTGCCTATTTCCGGGACCTGTGGAACATCCTGGACTTCATCGTGGTCAGCGGGGCGCTGGTGGCCTTTGCCTTCAC CGGCAGCAGCAAAGGGAAGGACATCAACACCATCAAGTCCCTCCGCGTCCTCCGCGTCCTCCGGCCCCTGAAGACCATCAAAAGGCTGCCAAAGCTCAAG GCTGTCTTCGACTGCGTCGTGAACTCCCTCAAGAACGTCCTCAACATCCTCATCGTCTACATGCTCTTCATGTTCATCTTTGCCGTGGTGGCTGTCCAGCTCTTCAAGGGCAAGTTCTTCTACTGCACCGATGAGTCCAAAGAGTTTGAGAAGGACTGTAG GGGGGAATATCTGGTCTACGAGAAGGACAATGAGGTCAAGGCACAGAAGCGGGAGTGGAAGAAGTACGAGTTTCACTATGACAACGTGCTCTGGGCTCTGCTCACCCTCTTCACCGTgtccacaggagaaggctggccACA GGTCCTCAAGCACTCGGTGGATGCCACCTACGAGAAccagggccccagcccaggctACCGCATGGAGATGTCCATCTTCTACGTGGTCTACTTTGTGGTCTTCCCCTTCTTCTTCGTCAACATCTTTGTGGCCTTGATCATCATCACCTTCCAGGAGCAAGGGGACAAGATGATGGAGGAgtacagcctggagaagaatGAG AGGGCCTGCATCGACTTCGCCATCAGTGCGAAGCCCCTGACGCGCCACATGCCCCAGAACCGCCAGAGCTTCCAGTACCGCATGTGGCAGTTTGTGGTGTCCCCTCCCTTCGAGTACACCATCATGGCCATGATCGCCCTCAACACCATCGTCCTCATGATGAAG TTCTACGACGCCTCGGACGCCTACGAGAACGTGCTGAAGATGTTCAACAACGTCTTcacctccctcttctccctcgaGTGTCTCCTCAAGATCATGGCCTTTGGTGTGCTG AATTATTTCCGCGATGCCTGGAATATCTTTGATTTTGTCACAGTTCTGGGGAGCATCACAGACATCCTAGTGACTGAGTTTGGG AACAACTTCATCAACCTCAGCTTCCTGCGCCTCTTCCGGGCCGCCCGACTCATCAAGCTGCTCCGCCAAGGTTACACCATCCGCATCCTGCTCTGGACCTTCGTCCAGTCCTTCAAG GCCTTGCCCTACGTGTGCCTGCTCATCGCCATGCTCTTCTTCATCTACGCCATCATCGGGATGCAG GTGTTTGGCAACATCGGTATTGAGGAGGAGGATGATGAGTCGGCCATCACCCAGCACAACAATTTCCGCACCTTCTTCCAGGCCCTCATGCTCCTTTTCCG GAGCGCCACGGGGGAGGCCTGGCACGAGATCATGCTGTCGTGCCTGAGCGGGAAGCCCTGCGACGAGAACTCGGGCATCAAGGAGCGCGAGTGCGGCAACGAGTTCGCCTACTTCTACTTTGTCTCCTTCAtcttcctctgctccttcctG aTGCTGAACCTCTTCGTCGCCGTCATCATGGACAACTTCGAGTACCTGACGCGCGACTCCTCCATCCTCGGGCCCCACCACCTGGATGAGTACGTGCGCGTGTGGGCTGAATACGACCCCGCCGCCTG TGGCCGAATTCATTATAAGGATATGTACAGTTTATTACGCGTAATATCTCCCCCATTGGGCTTAGGCAAGAAATGCCCTCATAGGGTTGCTTGCAAG CGGCTGCTCCGCATGGACCTGCCGGTGGCCGACGACAACACGGTGCACTTCAACTCCACCCTCATGGCCCTGATCCGCACCGCCCTCGACATCAAGATCGCGAAAG GGGGAGCCGACAAGCAGCAGATGGACGCGGAGCTCCGCAAGGAGATGATTGCCATCTGGCCCAACCTGTCCCCGAAAAACCTGGATCTGCTCGTCACCCCCCACAAGT CCACTGACCTGACGGTGGGGAAGATCTACGCTGCGATGATGATCATGGAGTACTACCGGCAGAGCAAGGCCAAGAAGCTGCAGGCCATGAGGGAGGAACAG AACCGGACGCCGTTGATGTTCCAGCGCATGGAGCCACCGTCCCCGACACAGGAGGGGGCCCCAGGGCCGGATGCGGTGGCCACAGCTGAGCCAGGCGGGGGGCT GGCCACGCACGATGGGGGCCTCAAGGAAAGTCAGTCGTGGGTCACCCAGCGCGCCCAGGAGATGTTCCAGAAAACGGGGACCTGGAGCCCCGAACGGGGACACCCCGAGGATGTCCCCAACAGCCACCCCAACTCCCAG TCCGTGGAGATGCGCGAGATGGCAAAGGACGGCTACTCCGACAGCGACTACCTGCCCATGGAGGGccacggccgggccgcctccatgCCGCGGCTCCCCGCCGAAAACCAG AGGAGGAAGGTCCGACCCCGAGGAAATAATCTCAGT